Genomic segment of Psychrobacter sanguinis:
TCCGGGTCATCTGAATTTTTCTTAATGCGCTTCTGCAAGTCATAGTAAGCCTGCGCATAGTCATAAGGACTAAACGAGACACTGGACAAAGGCGCACTTACCGCCAATGGCTGGTTATTACGATCGGTGATCATACCTCGATAAGAATGCTGAGTACGCTCACTGGTAATTATTTCATTACCTTTATCAATAAATTTTTGAGAATTAATGAGTTGCAGGTACAAAGCACGGCTAACCAAACCCAATAAAAATAAAGAGGCAAAAAACCAGATTATTTTAAAGCGAATTAAGTCACTTTCTGCGCTGGCTCGAGTAGAGGCGCCTACTGTGCCTTTATGATTGCGATGTTTGACACTGGTATAAGCACCACTGGTCTCTTTTTCTTTCTGCCAGAATTTTAGCTTGGCCATACCCCCTTTGTCGGTATTACTACTATTGGCTTTACCACCTTTCGAGGACTGCGGCTTTTTAGGGGCAACCAAAGGCTCAGTCACTTTACCGTGCATGGGCTTATCAGCAGCACTTTTTTTGGTGCTGGTTTTTGGAGCAGTGGCTTTTTTTCTTGGACTACTTGGCGGATTAGAAGGCTTCTTACTCATCTTTGCCTCCTTGTTGCTGCTGGATGGTCAATTCTGCTTCATCGGCTGCTTTGGGCTGTTCAATATTCAACCTATCCCCAGGCTTAGCCGCTGTCGGCTGCAAGATAAGCTTGTCTTTAGTTGTGGGGGAATACATACCAAGCTGCGTAACCGCACGGCTGGCAATTTGTGGCGTGGCACTAAAGGTTTGTTGTTCGATGACCAAACGCTGATTCTCAATTTGTAAATTACGATGTTCAACTTTCATTTTTTGCAACGCCATATAGTCCTCATGGTACTGTTGCACCTGTTCGGCGGTCAATACCGCTGTCCAGATTATGCCAATCGCTAGCAAAATCATGACAGCACCGTAGACGCTAACACCACGATAACGCTTGGTTAAAAAATCGCTAATCTCTAGCGAGTCTTTATCTATTAGATTCGAGCTTGGGGATTTATTATTTGCCATATGTGACTGATGTTGTGACCCGAGTGGTCTTTAAGGGTAAAAAATGGCTCCGTAAAAGAGCAGCGTTATGGGTTTTTGAGGACTAGATTGTGTTTAACTTACCACGCTCAGCGTGTCCCCTTAACTGACCTGATTTATACAATAATCTGCTTTAGCTGTGTAGCTCGCTAGGGGCGTTATTATATGGGGTATCGGTGCGGGTTGCTACTCTTAACCAAGCACTACGTGAACGATTATTAACACTCACCTCAGCCTTACTTGGTGCAATGCGTTTTGGCTTACTAAAATAGCGGGGGCGCACCGGTGGCATCGGCAGGTTTTCATCTTCAGGGTATTGGCCTCGGCTGTGACGCTGTAAAAACTGCTTAATACGGCGGTCTTCTAACGAATGGAAGCTTATGACTGCCAATTGACCTTCGGGCGCTAACAACGTCAAGCTCTGTTGTAAAAAACTATCAATATCACCCAGCTCATTATTAATAAATATGCGCATGGCTTGGAAACTTTGAGTCGCCGGATGTTTGCCTTTTTGCCATTTTGGGTGAGCCTGCTTAATCACTTCTGCTAACTCTAGTGTTGAGGTATAGCGCTCCATCTGTTTAATAGCGCGGGCGATTCGGCGGCTGTGTCGCTCTTCCCCAAAATCATACAATACATTGGCAAGCTCTTCTTCGTCTACTGTCTCTAGCCACTCCCCTACTGACTGACCACGACTGGTGTCCATACGCATATCGATGGCACCATCTCGCATAAAGCTAAAGCCGCGACTGCCGTCATCCAATTGCGGAGAGGAGACCCCTAAATCAGCCATGATGCCATTTACCTGCGTGATGCCGTGTTCATTCAAGCAGTGGGTTATATTGGCAAAACTATCATGCACAACTGTCACACGATTGTCACTTTTTGCTATTTCTTCCGCCACAGCGATGGCTTCAGGGTCTTTATCAAACACAAAAAGTTGCCCATCGTCACTTAATGACTCTAAAAGCAGTTTGCTGTGACCGCCTCGACCAAAGGTCGCGTCCACAAAAATGCCAGAGACTTTAGATTCTGAGTCAGTGGCTTTGCTAGATTTTTTTGTGGGATTTTTACCTAAGACAGCGGCGACAGTCTCATACAATAGCACGGTTTCGTGGCTAAAATTGGCTTTGGGTGAGGAAGGGTTTGCTGCAGCTGAAGAGACGGCGTCGGTCACAATAAATAGGCTCCCTTAATGGAGTAAACAATACAAACTAAGTCTGTAAAAAATTTCAGTAAAATAGCTCAGTAAAAAATGGCTCAATAAAAAAATAGCTCAGTAAAAAAAGTCTGGTGCTAATTAACCCGCGATTCAGTACGCGGCTAAACTGACCCAT
This window contains:
- the ftsL gene encoding cell division protein FtsL, which gives rise to MANNKSPSSNLIDKDSLEISDFLTKRYRGVSVYGAVMILLAIGIIWTAVLTAEQVQQYHEDYMALQKMKVEHRNLQIENQRLVIEQQTFSATPQIASRAVTQLGMYSPTTKDKLILQPTAAKPGDRLNIEQPKAADEAELTIQQQQGGKDE
- the rsmH gene encoding 16S rRNA (cytosine(1402)-N(4))-methyltransferase RsmH produces the protein MTDAVSSAAANPSSPKANFSHETVLLYETVAAVLGKNPTKKSSKATDSESKVSGIFVDATFGRGGHSKLLLESLSDDGQLFVFDKDPEAIAVAEEIAKSDNRVTVVHDSFANITHCLNEHGITQVNGIMADLGVSSPQLDDGSRGFSFMRDGAIDMRMDTSRGQSVGEWLETVDEEELANVLYDFGEERHSRRIARAIKQMERYTSTLELAEVIKQAHPKWQKGKHPATQSFQAMRIFINNELGDIDSFLQQSLTLLAPEGQLAVISFHSLEDRRIKQFLQRHSRGQYPEDENLPMPPVRPRYFSKPKRIAPSKAEVSVNNRSRSAWLRVATRTDTPYNNAPSELHS